The Xanthomonas sontii genome contains a region encoding:
- a CDS encoding LysR family transcriptional regulator, with amino-acid sequence MTLEQLTLFVAVAERQHLTLGAQAAHRTPSAASAAIKALEQQYGVALFDRVGRGLVLTAAGAAFCADAKAILARSRAAELALSEWRGVLRGTLDLHASQTVASYWLPTRLMVFHARYPQIEIRLSVGNTDSVARAVREGRAELGFVEGRVQAPELLSSPLDHDRLRVVAAPDHPLAGRRRPGLARLVADSTWIMREPGSGTRSAFEAALRDAGIGPERLRVALSLPSNEAVLSAVQAGRSLAAISQLAAAPWLESGRLQPLAVALGERTFHALRHRERSLGAAAAALLGLQAPSTAA; translated from the coding sequence ATGACCCTGGAACAACTCACGCTGTTCGTGGCGGTGGCCGAGCGCCAACACCTGACCCTGGGTGCGCAGGCCGCGCACCGCACGCCGTCGGCCGCCAGTGCCGCGATCAAGGCGCTGGAGCAGCAGTACGGAGTGGCGCTGTTCGACCGGGTCGGCCGCGGCCTGGTGCTGACCGCGGCCGGTGCGGCGTTCTGCGCCGACGCCAAGGCGATCCTGGCGCGCAGCCGTGCGGCCGAACTGGCGCTGAGCGAATGGCGTGGCGTGCTGCGCGGCACCCTCGACCTGCACGCCAGCCAGACCGTGGCCAGCTACTGGTTGCCGACCCGGCTGATGGTGTTCCATGCGCGCTATCCGCAGATCGAGATCCGCCTGAGCGTGGGCAACACCGACAGCGTGGCGCGCGCGGTGCGCGAGGGCCGCGCCGAACTGGGCTTCGTCGAGGGCCGCGTGCAGGCCCCCGAACTGCTGAGTTCGCCGCTGGACCACGACCGGCTGCGCGTGGTGGCCGCGCCGGACCATCCGTTGGCGGGGCGTCGTCGCCCCGGGCTGGCACGACTGGTCGCCGACAGCACCTGGATCATGCGCGAACCCGGCTCGGGCACGCGCTCGGCGTTCGAGGCGGCGCTGCGCGATGCCGGCATCGGCCCGGAGCGCCTGCGTGTGGCCCTGTCCCTGCCCTCCAACGAAGCGGTGCTGTCGGCGGTGCAGGCCGGGCGCAGCCTGGCGGCGATCTCGCAGCTGGCCGCGGCGCCGTGGCTGGAGAGCGGCCGCCTGCAGCCCCTCGCCGTGGCCCTGGGCGAACGCACCTTCCATGCCCTGCGCCACCGCGAACGCAGCCTGGGTGCCGCGGCAGCCGCCCTGCTCGGCTTGCAAGCCCCATCCACCGCGGCCTGA
- a CDS encoding TonB-dependent receptor, translated as MPLEQSRRPVGRRAHRPAARTLLGAAIVLALSGSFAAQAQSTSADPAATPPAKPDAKTGQQPVTLDNVMVVGQRASLEQAVQAKQLDDHVVEVISADNMGQMPNVTVAEALVRLPGVNGTRDRGNESLATVRGLGPRMTMGTVNGREIASSEPNRAVRWEVFPTEIVSTVKVYKTPSADLIAGGIAATVDISTINPLDHTGPTFVATGGPVYYDEAKDARDYSPWGQRLGASWIHRINDNLAVALGATYQKQKNAGVSIGSWGYTDASNARDVDGDGKVDYTPWGAADQLKLTEQTRTGAMGTVQWRSGNLELKLDGLYSRIRIDEDQRQNWFNNLGYSIYSASNPYTTPGSSYTIVDGDVVAGTLANSKLQVDHVVARYDEVKTLAAGGLNAKWRGDVWTLGSDLSFSQAKRDNDWRAVRFGSNPDTVSFDFRHGVTPTISTSSDAPEWGISGQTEPQALRDRIAALALSASRAIEDSPVTALEFGARASRREKQNRHFTSFQSGYSQPISAYQDLIYPVTMPDLNVPTLTGGDLDAIAKLGFGGFDPNLATEQRLDHWNVEENVREAFAKAVFSTQWFGVDVTGNAGVRVVHTDTDSHGYDTVGGVVQPSSAGKTYTDVLPSATVNFLIDPERILRVSVAKVMARPPLDELRTGRALDDPNTTVGQLTGSGGNPQLNPFRATQLDLSYEWYFHKEALAALALYRKWVDSSIGYKTQHETIDGRDYLISGPFNGGGGYINGAELTFQTPFFFIPHMENFGIYSNYSYVESNLHEFSPADNPLPLSGLARNTGTLDLWYNNSKFEARIGYKYHSPYTVVYGWNAARLARLESEGTVDLSLAWRYSEHLGFKFQVGNLTNEPLRAYSDNKRNRLANQDDGGYQLFGRRFALEATYTF; from the coding sequence ATGCCTTTGGAACAGTCCCGTCGCCCGGTCGGCCGGCGCGCGCACCGCCCTGCCGCCCGCACCCTGCTGGGCGCGGCCATCGTCCTGGCCCTGTCCGGCAGCTTCGCCGCGCAGGCGCAGAGCACCAGCGCCGATCCGGCAGCCACGCCACCCGCCAAGCCCGACGCCAAGACCGGCCAGCAACCGGTCACCCTGGACAACGTGATGGTGGTCGGCCAGCGCGCCAGCCTGGAACAGGCCGTGCAGGCCAAGCAGCTCGACGACCACGTGGTGGAAGTCATCTCCGCCGACAACATGGGGCAGATGCCCAACGTCACCGTGGCCGAGGCGCTGGTGCGCCTGCCCGGCGTCAACGGGACCCGCGACCGCGGCAACGAGAGCCTGGCCACGGTGCGCGGCCTCGGCCCGCGCATGACCATGGGCACGGTCAACGGCCGCGAGATCGCGTCCTCCGAACCCAACCGCGCGGTGCGCTGGGAAGTGTTCCCCACCGAGATCGTCTCCACCGTCAAGGTCTACAAGACCCCGTCGGCGGACCTGATCGCCGGCGGCATCGCCGCCACCGTGGACATCTCCACGATCAACCCGCTCGATCACACCGGCCCGACCTTCGTCGCCACCGGCGGCCCGGTCTACTACGACGAGGCCAAGGACGCGCGCGACTACTCGCCGTGGGGCCAGCGCCTGGGCGCGAGCTGGATCCACCGCATCAACGACAACCTGGCGGTCGCGCTCGGCGCCACCTACCAGAAGCAGAAGAACGCCGGCGTCTCGATCGGCAGCTGGGGCTACACCGACGCCAGCAACGCGCGCGATGTGGATGGCGACGGCAAGGTCGACTACACCCCCTGGGGCGCGGCCGACCAGCTCAAGCTCACCGAACAGACCCGCACCGGCGCCATGGGTACCGTGCAGTGGCGCTCGGGCAACCTGGAACTCAAGCTCGACGGCCTGTACTCGCGCATCCGCATCGACGAGGACCAGCGCCAGAACTGGTTCAACAACCTCGGCTACAGCATCTACTCGGCCAGCAATCCGTACACCACGCCTGGCTCGTCCTACACCATCGTCGATGGCGACGTGGTCGCCGGCACCCTGGCCAATTCCAAGCTGCAGGTGGACCACGTCGTGGCCCGCTACGACGAGGTCAAGACGCTGGCAGCCGGCGGCCTCAACGCCAAGTGGCGCGGCGACGTGTGGACGCTGGGCAGCGACCTGTCGTTCTCGCAGGCCAAGCGCGACAACGACTGGCGCGCGGTGCGCTTCGGCAGCAACCCGGACACGGTGTCGTTCGACTTCCGCCACGGCGTCACCCCCACCATCAGCACCAGTTCCGACGCGCCGGAATGGGGCATCAGCGGCCAGACCGAGCCGCAGGCGCTGCGCGACCGCATCGCCGCGCTGGCGCTGAGCGCGAGCCGCGCGATCGAGGATTCGCCGGTCACCGCGCTGGAATTCGGCGCGCGCGCCTCACGCCGCGAGAAACAGAACCGCCACTTCACCAGCTTCCAGTCCGGCTACAGCCAGCCGATCTCGGCCTACCAGGATCTGATCTATCCGGTGACGATGCCGGACCTGAACGTGCCGACCCTGACCGGCGGCGACCTGGACGCGATCGCCAAGCTCGGCTTCGGCGGCTTCGATCCCAACCTGGCCACCGAGCAGCGTCTGGATCACTGGAACGTCGAGGAGAACGTGCGCGAGGCCTTCGCCAAGGCGGTGTTCAGTACGCAGTGGTTCGGCGTCGACGTCACCGGCAACGCCGGCGTGCGCGTGGTCCACACCGACACCGACAGCCATGGCTACGACACCGTCGGCGGCGTGGTGCAGCCGAGCAGCGCCGGCAAGACCTACACCGACGTGCTGCCCAGCGCCACGGTCAACTTCCTGATCGATCCCGAGCGCATCCTGCGCGTGTCGGTGGCCAAGGTGATGGCGCGGCCGCCGCTGGACGAACTGCGCACCGGGCGCGCGCTCGACGACCCCAACACCACCGTCGGCCAGCTCACCGGCAGCGGCGGCAACCCGCAGCTCAATCCGTTCCGCGCCACCCAGCTCGACCTGTCCTACGAGTGGTACTTCCACAAGGAAGCGCTGGCGGCGCTGGCGCTGTACCGCAAGTGGGTGGATTCGAGCATCGGCTACAAGACCCAGCACGAGACCATCGACGGCCGCGACTACCTGATCAGCGGTCCGTTCAATGGCGGCGGCGGCTACATCAACGGTGCCGAGCTGACCTTCCAGACCCCGTTCTTCTTCATCCCGCACATGGAGAACTTCGGCATCTACTCGAACTACTCGTACGTGGAATCCAACCTGCACGAGTTCTCGCCGGCGGACAATCCGCTGCCGCTCAGCGGTCTGGCGCGCAACACCGGCACGCTGGACCTCTGGTACAACAACAGCAAGTTCGAAGCGCGGATCGGCTACAAGTACCACAGCCCCTACACCGTGGTGTACGGCTGGAACGCGGCGCGGCTGGCGCGACTGGAGAGCGAAGGCACGGTGGACCTGAGCCTGGCGTGGCGCTACAGCGAGCACCTGGGCTTCAAGTTCCAGGTCGGCAACCTGACCAACGAACCGTTGCGCGCCTACAGCGACAACAAGCGCAACCGGCTCGCCAACCAGGACGATGGCGGCTACCAGCTGTTCGGCCGCCGCTTCGCCCTGGAAGCGACCTACACGTTCTGA
- a CDS encoding arabinogalactan endo-1,4-beta-galactosidase, producing MRSRRTWLPALALALATALAAPMAGAGTLYLGADLSYVNEMEDCGVQYRDHGEVRDPFELFHAHGANLVRVRLWNDARWTRYSDLSDVKKTIRRARAQGMQVLLDFHYSDDWADGDKQLIPKAWANITDQDELARTLYGFTYDTLSALDRAGLMPELVQVGNESNSDLMDSQPWDKRRPIDWTRNAKLFNAGIQAVRDAGARSTIKPKVMLHIAQPENVEPWFADAAKAGVRDFDFIGISYYRKWSRETMDQLGATIKRLRQRYPAEVMVVETAYPWTLESGDPSPNLLGADSLIKGYPATPQGQLNYLVDLTQLVVDNGGSGVVYWEPAWTSNTCKTRWGVGSSWENASFFDFRHGNELLPGIGFMQHAYRPAPATTTGKRAAPAQDAQP from the coding sequence ATGCGATCCAGACGCACCTGGCTGCCGGCGCTCGCGCTGGCCCTCGCCACCGCCCTCGCCGCGCCCATGGCCGGCGCCGGCACGCTGTACCTCGGCGCCGACCTGTCCTACGTCAACGAGATGGAGGATTGCGGCGTGCAGTACCGCGACCACGGCGAGGTGCGCGACCCGTTCGAGCTGTTCCATGCGCACGGCGCCAACCTGGTGCGCGTGCGCCTGTGGAACGATGCGCGCTGGACCCGCTACAGCGACCTGAGCGACGTCAAGAAGACCATCCGCCGCGCGCGCGCGCAGGGCATGCAGGTGCTGCTGGACTTCCACTACTCCGACGACTGGGCCGACGGCGACAAGCAACTGATCCCCAAGGCCTGGGCCAACATCACCGACCAGGACGAACTGGCGCGCACGCTGTACGGCTTCACCTACGACACGCTCAGCGCACTGGACCGCGCCGGGCTGATGCCGGAGCTGGTGCAGGTGGGCAACGAAAGCAATTCCGACCTGATGGACAGCCAGCCCTGGGACAAGCGCCGGCCGATCGACTGGACCCGGAATGCCAAGCTGTTCAACGCCGGCATCCAGGCGGTGCGCGACGCCGGCGCGCGCTCGACGATCAAGCCCAAGGTGATGCTGCACATCGCCCAGCCGGAGAACGTGGAGCCGTGGTTCGCCGACGCCGCCAAGGCCGGCGTGCGCGACTTCGACTTCATCGGCATCAGCTACTACCGCAAGTGGTCGCGCGAGACCATGGACCAGCTCGGCGCCACCATCAAGCGCCTGCGCCAGCGCTATCCGGCCGAAGTGATGGTGGTGGAGACCGCCTATCCGTGGACGCTGGAAAGCGGCGACCCCTCGCCCAACCTGCTCGGCGCCGACTCGCTGATCAAGGGCTACCCGGCCACCCCGCAGGGCCAGCTGAACTACCTGGTCGACCTCACCCAACTGGTGGTCGACAACGGCGGCAGCGGCGTCGTGTACTGGGAACCGGCCTGGACCAGCAACACCTGCAAGACCCGCTGGGGCGTCGGCTCCTCGTGGGAGAACGCCAGCTTCTTCGATTTCCGCCACGGCAACGAACTGCTGCCCGGCATCGGCTTCATGCAGCACGCCTACCGCCCGGCGCCGGCCACGACGACCGGCAAGCGTGCCGCGCCGGCGCAGGACGCGCAGCCATGA
- the galA gene encoding beta-galactosidase GalA, with protein sequence MIELSRRDLLRSLVAGGVQMAVPGAAAALAPAALAATPTRSDAIAPLSLDLDDDAPRQRLLCDGGWRFHLGHADDPARDFNFGTFQRTYAKAGKDTADAALLAFDDSAWERIDLPHDWAVALPPRQDPTSTLVNGEDPSAAHGYKPLGRTDPQTSIGWYRRVLEIPAEDLGKRISLEFDGVFRDCIVFCNGHIVGRNGSGYCGFDVDLSDVLDYGARNIIAVRVDATLGEGWFYEGAGIYRHVWLRTTDALHVPMDGVYVRSVWDGGAAQALVETELGNHGPTPRQCSVVSVIRAPDGRIVAQASSAPITVEPGVVQRAQQTLDLGTPAPWSPEHPQRYTLSTRLLGDGLPCDATTTRFGVRRLQFDPQRGLLLNGAAYKLHGTNNHQDHAGVGTAIPDRLHEWRLRQLKSMGCNAYRSAHNPASPAVLELCDRLGLLLIDETRRMSSDDEAMAELTSMVRRGRNHPCVMLWSLGNEEPQMVTARGARIVARMQRLVRRLDPTRPTTFAMDKGFDDGVGQVVDVVGFNYRTTQMDAFHARHPQIPVYGSETGSTVGVRGNYRTDDVRGYARAYDLDYPWWASSAEAWWSYVAQRPYIAGGFVWTGFDYRGEPTPYNRWPNVASQFGTLDSCGFPKDNYWYYRAQWTTAPVLHLFPHWNWDGLLDERDNGMVDVWCHSNLDAVELLVNGVSQGLQQVPAYGHVEWRVRYAPGRIEARGYRGGKQVLTQLRETVGAPAAVRLRCERANLLADAEDVAVVAVEIVDAKGRIVPTASDAVRFAVRGPGRLIGVGNGDPSSHEPDKADQRHAFNGLCMALLQTTRDAGTLTLEATAPGLAPARLALNSVRTRPRPFVA encoded by the coding sequence ATGATCGAACTGAGCCGCCGCGACCTGCTGCGCTCGCTGGTCGCCGGTGGCGTGCAGATGGCGGTGCCCGGTGCCGCCGCGGCGCTGGCGCCGGCCGCGCTGGCCGCCACGCCCACCCGCAGCGATGCCATTGCGCCGCTCTCGCTGGACCTGGACGACGACGCACCGCGCCAGCGCCTGCTGTGCGATGGCGGCTGGCGCTTCCATCTCGGCCACGCCGACGACCCGGCGCGCGACTTCAACTTCGGCACCTTCCAGCGCACCTACGCCAAGGCCGGCAAGGACACTGCCGACGCCGCCCTGCTCGCCTTCGACGACAGCGCCTGGGAACGCATCGACCTGCCGCACGACTGGGCGGTGGCGCTGCCGCCGCGCCAGGACCCGACCTCCACCCTGGTCAACGGCGAAGACCCGTCCGCCGCGCACGGCTACAAACCGCTGGGCCGCACCGATCCACAGACCAGCATCGGCTGGTACCGGCGCGTGCTGGAGATTCCGGCCGAGGACCTGGGCAAGCGGATCAGCCTGGAATTCGACGGCGTGTTCCGCGACTGCATCGTGTTCTGCAACGGCCACATCGTCGGCCGCAACGGCAGCGGCTACTGCGGCTTCGACGTCGACCTCAGCGACGTGCTCGACTACGGCGCCAGGAACATCATCGCCGTGCGCGTGGACGCCACGCTCGGCGAAGGCTGGTTCTACGAAGGCGCCGGCATCTACCGCCACGTCTGGCTGCGCACCACCGACGCACTGCACGTGCCGATGGACGGCGTGTACGTGCGCAGCGTCTGGGACGGCGGCGCCGCGCAGGCGCTGGTGGAGACCGAACTCGGCAACCACGGTCCGACGCCGCGCCAGTGCAGCGTGGTCTCGGTGATCCGCGCGCCGGACGGGCGCATCGTCGCCCAGGCCAGTTCCGCGCCGATCACGGTCGAGCCCGGCGTGGTGCAGCGCGCGCAGCAGACCCTGGACCTAGGCACGCCCGCGCCGTGGTCGCCGGAACACCCGCAACGCTACACGCTGTCCACGCGCCTGCTCGGCGACGGCCTTCCCTGCGACGCGACCACCACCCGCTTCGGCGTGCGCCGCCTGCAGTTCGATCCGCAGCGCGGCCTGCTGCTCAATGGCGCGGCCTACAAGCTGCACGGCACCAACAACCACCAGGACCATGCCGGTGTCGGCACCGCCATTCCCGACCGCCTGCACGAATGGCGTCTGCGCCAGCTCAAGTCGATGGGCTGCAACGCCTACCGCAGCGCGCACAACCCGGCCTCGCCGGCGGTGCTGGAGCTGTGCGACCGGCTGGGCCTGCTGCTGATCGACGAGACCCGGCGCATGTCCTCCGACGACGAGGCCATGGCCGAACTGACGTCGATGGTGCGGCGCGGCCGCAATCATCCCTGCGTGATGCTGTGGTCGCTGGGCAACGAGGAACCGCAGATGGTCACCGCGCGCGGCGCGCGCATCGTCGCGCGCATGCAGCGCCTGGTGCGGCGCCTGGACCCGACCCGCCCCACCACCTTCGCCATGGACAAGGGCTTCGACGACGGCGTCGGACAGGTCGTGGACGTGGTCGGCTTCAACTACCGCACCACGCAGATGGACGCCTTCCACGCGCGCCATCCGCAGATCCCGGTCTACGGCAGCGAGACCGGCAGCACCGTCGGCGTGCGCGGCAACTACCGCACCGACGACGTGCGCGGCTATGCCCGCGCCTACGACCTCGACTACCCCTGGTGGGCCAGCAGCGCCGAAGCCTGGTGGAGCTATGTCGCGCAGCGCCCGTACATCGCCGGCGGCTTCGTCTGGACCGGCTTCGACTACCGCGGCGAGCCGACCCCGTACAACCGCTGGCCGAACGTGGCCTCGCAGTTCGGCACCCTCGACAGTTGCGGCTTCCCCAAGGACAACTACTGGTACTACCGCGCGCAATGGACCACCGCGCCGGTGCTGCACCTGTTCCCGCACTGGAACTGGGACGGCTTGCTGGACGAGCGCGACAACGGCATGGTCGACGTGTGGTGCCACAGCAACCTGGACGCGGTAGAACTGCTGGTCAACGGCGTCAGCCAGGGCCTGCAGCAGGTGCCGGCCTACGGCCACGTCGAGTGGCGCGTGCGCTACGCACCCGGCCGCATCGAAGCGCGTGGCTACCGCGGCGGCAAGCAGGTGCTGACGCAGCTCCGCGAGACCGTGGGCGCCCCGGCCGCGGTGCGCCTGCGCTGCGAACGGGCGAATCTGCTGGCCGACGCCGAGGACGTGGCCGTGGTCGCGGTGGAGATCGTCGATGCCAAGGGCCGCATCGTGCCTACCGCCAGCGACGCCGTGCGCTTCGCCGTCCGCGGCCCCGGCCGCCTGATCGGCGTGGGCAACGGCGACCCGTCCAGCCACGAACCCGACAAGGCCGACCAGCGCCACGCCTTCAACGGTCTGTGCATGGCCTTGCTGCAAACCACGCGCGATGCCGGCACGCTGACACTGGAAGCGACCGCGCCCGGATTGGCGCCTGCGCGGCTGGCGCTGAACAGTGTGCGCACCAGGCCGCGGCCGTTCGTCGCCTGA
- a CDS encoding alpha-L-fucosidase, whose translation MIDRRTFLATGVVAVAAGFSASAARIVAAPRPKGPAPWGAVPSARQLRWHRWEQYAFVHFAMNTFTDKEWGYGDEDPRKFDPSDFSADQIVAAAKAGNLKGIIFTAKHHDGFCLWPTRLTEHCIRNSPYKNGKGDIVGEMAAACRRVGLAFGIYLSPWDRNHAEYGRPGYLDYFRKQIVELCTGYGDLFEFWFDGANGGDGYYGGARETRKIDAPAYYNWPRMIELVHQHQPMACTFDPLGADIRWVGNEEGVAGDPCWPTMPNAPYTQENGNAGVRGGALWWPAETNTSIRPGWFYHADEDGKVRSPENLVRYFDTSVARGTNMNLNLPPDRRGRIADHDVAVLKSFGDAIRASFAIDLAKGAKASASASRGPGFEPERVLDRQPDSYWSTPDDVTTPTLTLELSAAHSFDLIRLREYLPLGVRVTRFAIDAEVDGQWQRLAEAQCIGAQRILRLDRPIAARRVRLRVLEAPVCPAISEFALFRAVAPVAVARPTTNAPDVLSTAGWRIVAASAPGAEKLLDDDAGTIWVVPAPTPDHPVQVTIDLGALRQVAGFSLTPSRTVMNGAAPPKGYRAESSEDGQHWQPAGGGELSNIAYALSTQRLNFPEVRQIRYLRLSFAETALPAERLSIAGIGAFSRLR comes from the coding sequence ATGATCGATCGTCGTACCTTTCTTGCCACGGGTGTCGTGGCCGTCGCCGCGGGCTTCAGCGCATCCGCCGCCCGGATCGTGGCCGCACCGCGTCCGAAAGGGCCGGCACCGTGGGGCGCCGTGCCAAGCGCGCGGCAGCTGCGCTGGCACCGGTGGGAGCAATACGCCTTCGTGCATTTTGCGATGAACACCTTCACCGACAAGGAATGGGGTTACGGCGACGAAGATCCGCGCAAGTTCGATCCCAGCGATTTCTCCGCCGATCAGATCGTCGCCGCGGCCAAGGCCGGCAACCTCAAGGGGATCATCTTTACCGCCAAGCACCACGATGGCTTCTGCCTGTGGCCGACGCGCCTGACCGAGCATTGCATTCGCAATTCGCCCTACAAGAACGGCAAGGGCGACATCGTCGGCGAAATGGCCGCGGCGTGCCGGCGTGTCGGCCTGGCCTTCGGCATCTATCTCTCTCCCTGGGATCGCAACCACGCCGAGTATGGCCGTCCCGGCTATCTCGACTATTTCCGCAAGCAGATCGTCGAGTTGTGCACGGGTTATGGCGACCTGTTCGAGTTCTGGTTCGACGGCGCCAATGGTGGCGACGGTTACTACGGTGGAGCGCGCGAAACCCGCAAGATCGATGCCCCCGCCTACTACAACTGGCCGCGGATGATCGAGCTGGTGCACCAACACCAGCCGATGGCCTGCACCTTCGACCCGCTGGGCGCAGATATCCGTTGGGTCGGCAACGAGGAGGGCGTGGCCGGCGATCCGTGCTGGCCGACCATGCCCAATGCGCCTTACACGCAGGAAAACGGCAACGCCGGCGTGCGGGGCGGGGCCCTGTGGTGGCCTGCGGAGACCAACACCTCGATCCGGCCGGGCTGGTTCTACCATGCCGACGAAGACGGCAAGGTGCGCAGCCCGGAGAATCTGGTGCGCTACTTCGATACCTCGGTCGCGCGCGGCACCAACATGAACCTCAATCTTCCGCCGGACCGACGCGGCCGCATCGCCGACCACGACGTCGCGGTGTTGAAGAGCTTCGGCGACGCGATCCGCGCCAGCTTCGCCATCGATCTGGCCAAGGGCGCCAAGGCCAGCGCCAGCGCGTCGCGCGGTCCGGGGTTCGAGCCGGAGCGGGTGCTCGACCGCCAGCCGGACAGCTACTGGTCCACGCCGGACGACGTCACCACGCCGACGCTGACGCTGGAACTGTCGGCGGCGCATAGCTTCGATCTGATCCGGCTGCGCGAATACCTGCCGCTGGGCGTGCGCGTCACCCGCTTCGCGATCGACGCCGAGGTGGACGGGCAATGGCAGCGCTTGGCCGAAGCGCAATGCATCGGCGCGCAGCGGATCCTGCGGCTCGATCGTCCGATCGCCGCGCGCCGTGTGCGCCTGCGTGTGCTCGAGGCACCGGTCTGTCCGGCGATCAGCGAATTCGCGCTGTTCCGCGCGGTGGCGCCCGTTGCGGTCGCGCGGCCTACGACGAACGCGCCGGACGTGCTGTCCACCGCGGGTTGGCGCATCGTCGCGGCCAGTGCGCCGGGAGCGGAGAAGTTGCTCGACGACGATGCCGGCACGATCTGGGTCGTGCCCGCTCCCACGCCGGACCATCCCGTGCAGGTGACCATCGACCTCGGTGCGCTGCGCCAAGTCGCTGGCTTCAGCCTCACCCCCTCGCGCACGGTGATGAACGGTGCGGCGCCGCCGAAGGGCTATCGCGCCGAAAGCAGCGAGGATGGCCAGCACTGGCAGCCGGCCGGTGGCGGCGAGTTGTCCAATATCGCCTACGCGCTCTCGACCCAGCGGCTGAATTTCCCCGAGGTCCGGCAGATCCGTTACCTGCGGCTGTCGTTCGCCGAAACGGCGCTGCCCGCCGAGCGGCTGTCGATCGCCGGGATCGGTGCCTTCTCGCGCTTGCGGTGA